The segment TATTATTTCTTTTTCGGTATTTTAATCGTTATTTGATAATAATCATCATGTTCCTTTTCATCAGATTCCACATCAACACCTGTATCTGACACCATGTTTAATGACTGACGAATTGTATTCATGGCGATACGAACATCTTTATTAAATCCCTTTAACTTTGTACGCTTTTTCTTTTGGCCCGCGTCTGGCTTTTGCATTTTAGCAATGCGCTCTTCTGTCTGTTTCACATTTAAATCATTTTCCAAAATAGCCTGTAAGACTTTCACTTGTTCTTCGGGTTCACTTAATTTAATCAAAGCACGCGCATGACGTTCCGTGATTTCCTTATTTAATATTGCTTGCTGTACCTCTTCGGAAAGCTTTAGTAACCTTAGTTTATTTGCAATTGTCGATTGGTTTTTACCTAGTCTTTGTGCTAAAGCCTCTTGTGTTAAATCATGAAGCTTCAATAATTGATCATATGCGGTCGCTTCTTCAATAACGGTTAATTCTTCCCGTTGAAGGTTTTCAATTAAAGCTACAGACGCTGTTTCTGCCTCTGTCATATTGCGGATGATCGCGGAGATATTCTCCCATTCTAGTGATTGAACAGCTCGCCATCTTCGCTCACCAGCAATAATCTCGTATTTTTTATCATCTTCGCCTTCCAATTCTCGAACAATAATTGGTTGAATCATTCCGTGTGTATGAATTGTTTGAGCTAACTCATTTATTTTTTCATCACTAAAAATAGATCTCGGTTGATACCGATTGGGTTCGATCTTATTTACTGGAAGCTGCATCACTTCGTCCGGATGATAAATTTCCTCTTCTGGTTCAGAATCAGATTTATCCCCCAAACCAAACACTCGACTAAAAGGACGTACCATCATCAGACACCACCTTTATATTCAACTTATACTCTATATATTAGAAACTAGAAAAACTAACAATCTATGTAAAAATTGTTTCACGTGAAACAATTAAAAAACACTATTACACATCAGTGAATAGCCAATCCCACACCTATATTATATTTTACCATAAATAGACTCGAAAAAGTACGAAATAATTAAAAGTTTATCTATGAAAAAATAAAATGCTGGAAACACCTTTATAAAATAGGCTCTTTATTTGGTGTTCCAGCTTTTCTTGGATACTTTTTTGGCGTGTTTCCCGTCTTATTTATCATTACAATCGATCGTTCACTGTCCTCTTGAGGCAACATGAATGTGTGGGTTTTATCTATTTTTCCACCTAATAATGCGATAGCAGATTCCCCGTCCTCTAATTCCTCATGGGCTTTGGAACCTTTCATTGCAATAAATAAACCATTCTTCTTTACAAGTGGTAAACATAATTCACTTAATACAGACATTCGCGCAACCGCCCTGGCTGTCACTATATCGAATGTCTCCCTGAACGCGCGATTTTTACCGAAATTTTCTGCCCGATCATGATGAAATGCTACGTTCGTTAGCTCAAGCTGTGTTGCTAAGTGATTTAAAAAGGTAATCCGCTTTTTTAGTGAGTCTACAATAGTTACATGTAAATGAGGGAAACATATTTTAAGTGGGATGCTTGGAAAACCAGCCCCAGCACCTACATCACAAATAGAAATATCACTTTTAAAATCATAATGAAAAGCTAATGCTATCGAGTCATAGAAATGCTTTAAATAAACATCTTCTTCATCTGTTAAGGATGTCAGATTTATCTTTTCATTCCATTCTACTAATGTTCGAAAATAAATGGAAAATTGCTCCATTTGATGATCACTTAATACAATTCCTTTTTCACTTAATGCTTCTCTGAAATGTTGCGGATTCATTGGCATGAAATCTCCTTAAAATGCGTGTCCAAAAAGTACCAGACTTTTTGGACATCCGCTTAGGTTAATTGGCAACACGGGCGATATTCCCCTGCTCGATATACACAAGCAAAATAGAAACATCTGCTGGGTTTACGCCGGATATTCTGGATGCCTGCCCTACTGACAATGGGCGGATTTTTTTCAATTTTTGTCTTGCTTCTGTCGCAATACCACTAATATCTTCATAATCAATATCTTCCGGAATTTTTTTATCTTCCATCTTCAACATACGAGCAACTTGTTCATTTGCCTTTTTAATATAGCCTTCATACTTGATTTGAATACCAACCTGTTCTCTTACTATCTGCGTGAGTTCCGGATTCGGTTCAATCATACGTTCGACTATATCATAGTTAAGTTCCGGACGTCTTAATAGTTCATATGCTTTTATCGCCTCTTTTAAAGGTGCAGTACCGGCTTCTGCCATCACTTTATTTACATCTGCTGTTGGTTTAACAGTTATTTTGCTTAAGCGTTTTTTCTCTGCTTCGACAGCATTATTTTTTTCGACAAATTTCTTATAGCGATCTTCGGATACTGTACCAAGCTTATAGCCTGTCTCTGTTAGACGCAAATCGGCATTATCGTGACGCAGTAGTAGACGATATTCGGCACGTGATGTCAAAAGACGATACGGTTCGTTTGTTCCTTTTGTTACTAAATCGTCGATTAGTACACCGATATAAGCTTGTGAACGATCTAAAATGACAGGATCCTTGCCCGTTACTTTTGCTGCAGCGTTAATGCCTGCCATAATACCTTGCGCTGCTGCTTCTTCATAACCGGATGTTCCATTAATCTGCCCTGCTGTAAAAAGGCCTGGGATTTTTTTCGTTTCAAGGGTTGGCCAAAGCTGTGTTGGAACGATCGCGTCATATTCAATCGCATAGCCTGCACGCATAATTTCCGCATTCTCAAGTCCTGGCACACTTCTAACCATACCATGCTGCACCGATTCAGGTAAGGAAGTCGACAATCCTTGCACATAAACCTCTTCCGTATCCCTTCCTTCTGGCTCGAGGAATACTTGATGGCGCGGTTTATCATTAAAACGTACTATTTTATCTTCAATAGATGGACAATACCGTGGACCTGTACCGCGCTTCATGCCAGAGTACATGGCGGAAAGTTCCAGGTTATCATTAATCATTTGATGTGTGACTTCATTGGTATAGGTTAACCAACACGGGATTTGATCGGTAATAAATTCGGTTGTTTCATAGGAAAAAGCTTGTGGCTTTTCATCTCCTGGTTGAATCTCTGTTTTTGAGTAATCAATGGTATGACTGTTTACACGAGGTGGCGTTCCTGTTTTAAATCGTGTAAGTTCAAAGCCAAGTTCCTCTAAATGCTCCGACAGTTTCACAGATACACGTTGATTATTTGGGCCACTTTCATAATCCAAATCACCCATTAATACTCTCCCACGGTTAAACGTACCTGTTGTAATAATCACCGTTTCTGCTGAGTACTTCGCTTTTGATTCTGTAATAACGCCCTTGCATACGCCGTCTTCCACAACTAACTGGTCAACCATTCCTTGGCGAAGTGTCAGGTTTTCCTCGTTTTCGATTACATTTTTCATTTCTTTTATATATAAAGGTTTATCCGCTTGGGCACGTAATGCTTGTACGGCAGGTCCTTTTCCTGTATTTAACATGCGCATTTGGATATACGTTTTATCAATCACTTTTGCCATTACGCCACCAAGTGCGTCAACTTCACGAACGACGATCCCCTTTGCAGGGCCACCGAGTGACGGATTACATGGCATAAAAGCAACCATATCTAAATTCAATGTCAGCATTAATGTCTTTGCACCCATTCTTGATGCGGCTACACCAGCTTCAACACCAGCATGACCGGCACCAATCACGATTACGTCATAATGGCCTGCATCATATGTCATTATTTTTCATCCTTTCTTTTCCTTTTTATTTCCCTAGACAAAATTGCGAGAATAATTGATTGATTAAGCCGTCACTGGCCGTATCTCCAATAATTTCCCCTAAAAATTCCCATGCGCGGGTAACGTCAATCTGTATAATATCAAGTGGCATTCCCATATCAATGCCTTCCATGGCGTCCTCTAATGCAAGATTTGCCTGTTTCAGTAATTGAATATGCCTTACGTTCGATACATAGGTTAAATCACCTGTATCAATTTCGCCGGCAAAGAAGGTTGTTGCAATCGCTGATTCCAGTTCGTTAATACCCTCTTCTTTAATAAGCGAAGTTGTCACAATAGGATTTCCTTCCGCCATCTCTTTCACTTTATCTAAATTAAGCTTGTGCTCCAGATCTGTCTTGTTAATAATTACAATATATTCAAGTCCTTGAATCGCATCAAAGAGCTTCACATCTTCTTCTGTAAGTTCGTCATTATAGTTTAACACAATTAATATGAGATCTGATTCATTTAACACCTGTCTGGAACGCTCGACGCCGATTTTTTCAACGATATCTTCTGTTTCACGTATTCCGGCTGTATCGACTAAGCGTAGCGGAACCCCGCGGACATTCACATATTCCTCAATAACATCACGCGTCGTGCCAGGAACTTCTGTGACAATTGCTTTATTTTC is part of the Virgibacillus sp. NKC19-16 genome and harbors:
- the noc gene encoding nucleoid occlusion protein; protein product: MVRPFSRVFGLGDKSDSEPEEEIYHPDEVMQLPVNKIEPNRYQPRSIFSDEKINELAQTIHTHGMIQPIIVRELEGEDDKKYEIIAGERRWRAVQSLEWENISAIIRNMTEAETASVALIENLQREELTVIEEATAYDQLLKLHDLTQEALAQRLGKNQSTIANKLRLLKLSEEVQQAILNKEITERHARALIKLSEPEEQVKVLQAILENDLNVKQTEERIAKMQKPDAGQKKKRTKLKGFNKDVRIAMNTIRQSLNMVSDTGVDVESDEKEHDDYYQITIKIPKKK
- the rsmG gene encoding 16S rRNA (guanine(527)-N(7))-methyltransferase RsmG encodes the protein MNPQHFREALSEKGIVLSDHQMEQFSIYFRTLVEWNEKINLTSLTDEEDVYLKHFYDSIALAFHYDFKSDISICDVGAGAGFPSIPLKICFPHLHVTIVDSLKKRITFLNHLATQLELTNVAFHHDRAENFGKNRAFRETFDIVTARAVARMSVLSELCLPLVKKNGLFIAMKGSKAHEELEDGESAIALLGGKIDKTHTFMLPQEDSERSIVMINKTGNTPKKYPRKAGTPNKEPIL
- the mnmG gene encoding tRNA uridine-5-carboxymethylaminomethyl(34) synthesis enzyme MnmG; protein product: MTYDAGHYDVIVIGAGHAGVEAGVAASRMGAKTLMLTLNLDMVAFMPCNPSLGGPAKGIVVREVDALGGVMAKVIDKTYIQMRMLNTGKGPAVQALRAQADKPLYIKEMKNVIENEENLTLRQGMVDQLVVEDGVCKGVITESKAKYSAETVIITTGTFNRGRVLMGDLDYESGPNNQRVSVKLSEHLEELGFELTRFKTGTPPRVNSHTIDYSKTEIQPGDEKPQAFSYETTEFITDQIPCWLTYTNEVTHQMINDNLELSAMYSGMKRGTGPRYCPSIEDKIVRFNDKPRHQVFLEPEGRDTEEVYVQGLSTSLPESVQHGMVRSVPGLENAEIMRAGYAIEYDAIVPTQLWPTLETKKIPGLFTAGQINGTSGYEEAAAQGIMAGINAAAKVTGKDPVILDRSQAYIGVLIDDLVTKGTNEPYRLLTSRAEYRLLLRHDNADLRLTETGYKLGTVSEDRYKKFVEKNNAVEAEKKRLSKITVKPTADVNKVMAEAGTAPLKEAIKAYELLRRPELNYDIVERMIEPNPELTQIVREQVGIQIKYEGYIKKANEQVARMLKMEDKKIPEDIDYEDISGIATEARQKLKKIRPLSVGQASRISGVNPADVSILLVYIEQGNIARVAN